The genomic region GAGGCTGGGGAAGCTGGGGGAGAAAAAACAACCGTCAACTGTCAACCGTCAACCGTCAACTGTCAACCAACAACTGATAGTAAAGAATCTTCAATTCCGAATTCCGAATTCCAAACTCCAAATTCTTCTAACGAGGAAGTTTGGCTTCAGGTACTTGCTTACTTGCAACCGCACTCGACTCAAGCATTGCTCAAGCAAATGGGACGATTAATTCAATTTGAAGCTGGTATTGCCCGGATTGGCATGAAATCTCCAGCTTGGCGCGATCGCGCTAAGGCTTACGTGCCAAATATTAAAGCTGCTTTTCTCTCAGCATTCGGACAAGAAGTCCAGGTACAGCTAGAATTAGCCACGATGTCGAAGGAGGTTCGCGAAACAACCTTGACTGTGGCTAAGATTGCTCCAGCTAATAGCAGCGCACTTGAAACGAAAAACAATAATACGAATGGCACTGCTCCCGCGATCGAGCATACAACTGGAGTAAGTATGGCTCAGCCAGCTGCTCCAGTCTCAAACACCACACCAGTAACCACCATTCCAGATGGCACTGCTAAAACACCGCTCTCATCAGCCACGACTGGAGATCCGGTAACTCCCATGACTTCCACTCCAGTCGGACAACTGGAAATCAGCGAGTTCGATATTGTAGTTCAACGCTTTGCTAAATCTTTCAATGGTGAGGCGATCGGTGACAGTACAGAATTTACCTCATCTACAGACATCAGCAGTATCTCATCTGCCACTGTTCCAGAGTGGGAAGATAGTGATACTGCCGAAGACTCCGATCTTGATTTTTGACGATCCGATCGTGGTTGATAGTGAATTGTTCATTGCTGTTAACTATTAACCATTAACCATTAACTATCAACAAACAACCAAATCCTAACTCTTACCCTGATGAACAGTTTTAACCCATTTCAATCGTTTAGGGCGAACGGACATTCTTGCAGTGATACTAGGCATCACCACTAACCAGTGAAACATATAAATAGTACCGCGCATGGTTTGAAGTAGCAGCATCAACAGCGTTGATAAACGCAGCTTTCCATCTGGATGAAACCGCTTTAGCCCTTGATACATCCACAACATAGACATTGACATGGCTAAACCTGTCAGCGGGCTAAATACGGGCAATCGATTACGAGCGATCGCCATGAACAAATCGGGAACCTGGGCAGCGGGTAATAAGTACTGAATTAGCAGATACATGAACATGTCAAAGGTTTTTTGGGTTCCCATGCGGTTGCTCAGGATCGGTCGCCAGTAGTCTAAGTATCGCTGATAGCCGCCTTCTGCCCAACGATTACGCTGATGCCATAAGGCAAGTGCTGTCGTTACACCTTCTTCCTCCACTGCTGGATAAGGTAGAAATTCAATTTCCCACCGATCTAAGTGCAAGCGGAATGTCAAATCGAGGTCATCGGTGATTGTCTCCTCATTCCAGCCACCGCAGCGCTGCAAAGCTGCACGACGGACGAATTGACCGTTTCCTCGTAGTTCACCCAGTCCGCCAACTGCGAGTCGTTGCTGCTGTACGTAGGCATCCAAAGCCATTTCAGCTTGCTGTCCCAGCGTCCAGAAATTTTCACTGGCATTGGCAATCGCCTTGCGTACCTGTACGGCTCCTACCTTTTTTTCTGCAAACAGAGGTAGAACTTGTTTGAGTAGGTCGGGAGTCACGCGAGCATCAGCATCAAATACTGCTAAAATCTCACCTTTAGTTAGCGGCAAGACTTGATTTAGCGCTCCTGACTTGCCACCAGTTGCTCCAGTCTGGCGATGCAATACTCTCAAGCAGTCGTATTCCTGCTCCAGTTGTGATAGTATTTTTGGCGTGTTGTCGGTGCTATCATCGTCTATCACCCAAACTTCGTACTTGTCATTTGGATAATCTTGATTGCAAAGTATCTTGACAAGATTGCCGATTACTGCTTCTTCGTTCTTGGCTGCCACAAGCAGG from Chroococcidiopsis sp. SAG 2025 harbors:
- a CDS encoding glycosyltransferase family 2 protein, which translates into the protein MPANSWSENDSYDELDALSAFLSDLSDAEESVEALPATSLPSLFQGRRRKAAVVLVTIWSSTIALHLVSWGAWFVLGLTTLFGIHALRIVLARPRQQAELVSDEALATAPFISLLVAAKNEEAVIGNLVKILCNQDYPNDKYEVWVIDDDSTDNTPKILSQLEQEYDCLRVLHRQTGATGGKSGALNQVLPLTKGEILAVFDADARVTPDLLKQVLPLFAEKKVGAVQVRKAIANASENFWTLGQQAEMALDAYVQQQRLAVGGLGELRGNGQFVRRAALQRCGGWNEETITDDLDLTFRLHLDRWEIEFLPYPAVEEEGVTTALALWHQRNRWAEGGYQRYLDYWRPILSNRMGTQKTFDMFMYLLIQYLLPAAQVPDLFMAIARNRLPVFSPLTGLAMSMSMLWMYQGLKRFHPDGKLRLSTLLMLLLQTMRGTIYMFHWLVVMPSITARMSVRPKRLKWVKTVHQGKS